A genomic region of Cydia amplana chromosome 5, ilCydAmpl1.1, whole genome shotgun sequence contains the following coding sequences:
- the LOC134648134 gene encoding cAMP-dependent protein kinase catalytic subunit alpha-like codes for MYSRKSAASSMTYKAVSQITGSTSEVQSGYTEQQQKLYTQYMTQLKVEFEERWCKKPAFNMCFEDLEQIKTLGTGAFGRVVLLKHSKSYRFYAMKVLDKEKIVKMKQVEHSLNEKRILEAIRFPFTVSMEFSHKDNSYIYFVMPFVPGGEMFMHLRQMHKFEEPLAKFYASQVILALEYLHFCNLIYRDLKPENILIDRTGYLKITDFGFCKQVHGRTWTLCGTPEYLAPELILSKGYGASVDWWSFGVLLFEMNSGYPPFYASEPMKTYEKIVAGKYRCPSSFNSSLRDLIRNTLQVDISKRFGMMRNGVLDFKNHPWFKGIEWDSILNCRTAPPFIPKYKTPGDTSNFDRYEEEPIVPARTCRYESQFIDF; via the coding sequence aTGTATTCTCGGAAAAGTGCAGCTTCTTCAATGACATACAAAGCAGTATCCCAGATAACCGGTAGTACATCGGAGGTACAGAGTGGTTACACAGAGCAACAGCAGAAACTTTACACGCAATACATGACCCAGTTAAAAGTCGAGTTCGAGGAACGATGGTGCAAAAAACCAGCATTCAACATGTGCTTTGAAGACCTAGAACAGATAAAAACGCTGGGCACGGGCGCTTTTGGCAGAGTAGTGTTATTAAAACACTCTAAAAGTTACAGATTTTATGCGATGAAAGTACTTGACAAGGAGAAGATAGTTAAAATGAAACAAGTCGAACACTCCTTGAACGAAAAACGGATACTGGAGGCCATACGTTTCCCGTTCACTGTATCTATGGAATTTAGCCACAAGGATAACAGTTATATTTATTTCGTTATGCCCTTTGTGCCTGGAGGAGAAATGTTTATGCATCTGAGACAGATGCATAAGTTTGAGGAACCTTTAGCGAAGTTTTATGCCAGTCAAGTTATCTTGGCACTGGAGTACCTCCACTTCTGCAATCTTATCTACCGCGATTTGAAGCCTGAAAACATATTGATAGACAGGACCGGCTACTTGAAAATAACAGACTTTGGATTCTGCAAGCAAGTGCATGGCAGAACGTGGACTCTGTGCGGTACTCCTGAATATTTAGCACCAGAATTGATTTTGAGCAAAGGTTATGGTGCGTCAGTAGACTGGTGGTCTTTCGGTGTTCtgttattcgaaatgaattCAGGATATCCTCCATTCTATGCAAGTGAGCCTATGAAGACTTACGAAAAAATTGTAGCCGGAAAATACAGATGTCCATCGAGTTTTAATTCTAGTCTAAGAGATTTGATACGAAATACGCTGCAGGTTGATATAAGCAAAAGATTCGGAATGATGAGGAATGGTGTGCTGGATTTTAAAAATCATCCATGGTTCAAGGGGATAGAATGGGATTCGATTTTAAATTGCAGAACAGCGCCACCGTTTATACCTAAGTATAAGACTCCGGGAGATACGAGCAATTTTGACCGTTACGAAGAAGAGCCGATAGTTCCTGCTAGGACGTGCCGCTATGAATCGCAGTTTATTGATTTTTAG